A single region of the Thermodesulfatator indicus DSM 15286 genome encodes:
- a CDS encoding ParA family protein: MGNKEIFKPTAAGQKGMLELHQLFFRILLDIRKTSCYHCPQKGGRRAMKPIRKKKTKLANIKKIIDRQDEIVTGRISSLNLPKFKKYVICNLRGGIGKTTIAFNLSYLLNDVLVIDTCPQGNLSYFYDSQYFSNNRTTVKDLILPYILPGLGKPSRTAKKIGATNPFFQNKNAFYIPSTSELYLLPSQLSTAINQAKTLTGSQQEEALRNILYSLKYEIDRELEENNLQHVLIDTSPFFSGATHLSWHASDALIVPVRTDQQSINSLELLIDVLENPASEFRRNMPKDGVTPKIQLVILTHCTWSTRSGARNIPNQQTKVYLEKIRDIVSRNIQHFTTDDPDNHILLLDDFLGTGRISTALSKPVTLLQAGETMRINRVKTTVNQSVEKIKAQLQFIANSII; encoded by the coding sequence GTGGGGAATAAAGAAATTTTTAAACCCACAGCCGCAGGTCAAAAAGGAATGTTAGAATTACATCAATTATTTTTCCGCATTTTACTTGACATCAGGAAAACTAGTTGTTACCATTGTCCTCAAAAAGGAGGACGCAGAGCAATGAAACCAATTAGAAAGAAAAAGACCAAATTAGCAAATATTAAAAAAATTATTGATAGACAAGATGAAATAGTAACTGGTCGAATTTCTTCCCTTAATTTACCTAAATTTAAAAAATATGTTATTTGTAATTTGAGAGGGGGGATTGGTAAAACAACAATTGCGTTCAATTTATCATATTTATTGAATGACGTGTTAGTTATTGATACTTGCCCACAAGGGAATTTGTCATATTTTTATGATTCACAATATTTTTCTAATAACAGGACAACAGTTAAAGATTTAATCCTGCCATATATTTTACCAGGTTTGGGCAAGCCATCAAGAACAGCCAAGAAAATTGGTGCGACTAATCCATTTTTTCAAAATAAAAATGCATTCTATATCCCTTCAACAAGTGAACTTTATTTATTACCATCTCAATTATCTACCGCAATAAATCAAGCAAAAACATTAACGGGTTCACAACAAGAAGAAGCATTAAGAAATATCCTTTACTCATTAAAATATGAAATTGACAGAGAACTAGAAGAAAATAATTTACAACATGTTTTAATTGATACTTCCCCATTCTTTTCTGGTGCCACTCATCTTAGTTGGCACGCTTCAGACGCTTTAATTGTACCGGTACGAACAGATCAACAGTCAATAAACTCTTTAGAATTATTGATAGATGTTTTAGAAAATCCCGCAAGTGAATTTCGTAGAAATATGCCCAAAGACGGAGTAACCCCTAAAATTCAATTAGTCATACTTACTCATTGTACATGGTCAACGAGGTCTGGGGCGAGAAATATTCCCAATCAACAGACCAAAGTCTATCTCGAGAAAATTAGAGATATTGTAAGTAGAAATATTCAACATTTTACAACAGATGATCCTGATAATCATATTCTGTTATTAGACGACTTTTTAGGAACTGGACGCATATCAACTGCTTTATCAAAGCCAGTAACTCTACTGCAAGCTGGAGAGACAATGCGCATAAATAGAGTTAAGACGACTGTTAATCAATCTGTAGAAAAAATAAAGGCCCAACTTCAATTTATTGCTAACTCAATTATATAA
- a CDS encoding type II toxin-antitoxin system PemK/MazF family toxin, producing the protein MIQEGDVVLFQFPQTDLQEGKLRPALVIKRVPGDYEDWLICMISSRVYQYNEKIDEIITPKDSDFQDSGLKTESVIRVSRLAVVEKDILIGRIGKISPERLRKIKEKLAKWIMES; encoded by the coding sequence ATGATACAAGAAGGGGATGTAGTTCTTTTTCAATTTCCACAAACAGATTTACAGGAGGGAAAACTAAGACCAGCCCTTGTAATAAAAAGAGTTCCTGGCGACTATGAAGACTGGCTGATATGTATGATTTCTTCCAGGGTATATCAATACAATGAAAAAATAGATGAAATAATTACACCCAAAGATAGTGATTTTCAGGATTCAGGGCTGAAAACAGAAAGTGTAATACGGGTAAGCAGGCTTGCGGTTGTAGAAAAAGACATATTAATTGGAAGAATAGGTAAGATATCTCCAGAAAGGTTGCGTAAGATTAAAGAAAAATTAGCAAAATGGATAATGGAATCATAA
- a CDS encoding DUF2281 domain-containing protein, with the protein MSLAEKIIERVKSLPEDKQSEILDFIEFLSKKVNEEERKQWSQFSLETAMRGLETEESLYSLDDIKEKY; encoded by the coding sequence ATGAGTCTAGCTGAAAAGATAATTGAAAGAGTTAAGTCACTACCTGAAGATAAGCAATCAGAAATATTAGATTTTATAGAATTTCTTTCTAAAAAAGTAAATGAAGAAGAAAGAAAGCAGTGGAGTCAATTTTCACTTGAAACAGCCATGCGAGGGTTAGAAACAGAAGAGTCTTTATATTCTCTTGATGATATAAAGGAAAAATACTAA
- a CDS encoding DUF6178 family protein, whose protein sequence is MTTKQKEREEKALKSKRQPIWPEKELPDWRELLTAPSEKAEEIMQGLSLREQLTLILQAPWEVRERLIVLSPQAERLVKALPPQEFFWTVKAVSPEEAVTLLSMATPLQLQFLFDLDCWRKDQLVLERALAWLTLLFEASEDVVARWLKQVDFEFLVTLMKRLVEVYKRPDGVDLTEARDWLPPYTLDDLYFVNFRLDKFEPLARRLIEILMEFDQPRYRDLMESIIWELPAEIEELAYRWRRARLADWGIPDYYEAVDIYAPTTPDHLRRIEPTYLPAPEEEETPPPAFLPAIQTEGVDFLAEAISRVRDYRQIERLKRELAWLVNKVLIVDIGTIDDIEEARKVFDKVAGYLNIGLEYLAHGQIEAAVKILETYFLEDIFRLAQKLITDLRRYANEIITQEGLDSRIFRHLDEPYASYLKGVTAKDANRIMLFQPEKVGTAEEFRFFRRLEEIERVRRMLSEIAYWAPLIQKAFGTPPVWLAELALKKTNLLEPADIRWSTLVLTSLGNWLTEKEFRFEAIVQGKWPEVISKLLTKHPGSNRSVVREKVKEETFANFKKLAREIAPVEEDHLKSFLDLCFFRAEEEFAFADEKDIPDPRYVQCMLIELKDAKE, encoded by the coding sequence ATGACTACTAAACAAAAAGAGCGCGAAGAGAAAGCCTTAAAAAGTAAAAGGCAGCCCATCTGGCCGGAAAAAGAGCTTCCTGACTGGCGAGAACTACTTACCGCCCCTTCTGAAAAGGCCGAAGAAATCATGCAAGGGCTTTCCCTTCGTGAGCAGCTTACCCTTATCCTTCAGGCCCCCTGGGAAGTGCGCGAAAGGCTTATAGTGCTTTCTCCCCAGGCCGAGCGCCTGGTTAAGGCCCTACCACCGCAGGAGTTCTTCTGGACGGTTAAGGCCGTAAGCCCAGAAGAGGCGGTAACCCTCCTTTCCATGGCCACGCCGCTTCAACTTCAGTTTCTCTTTGATCTTGATTGCTGGCGCAAGGATCAGCTGGTTTTAGAGCGAGCTCTGGCCTGGCTGACCCTTCTTTTTGAGGCCAGCGAAGACGTGGTGGCTCGTTGGTTAAAGCAGGTAGATTTTGAGTTTCTGGTAACCCTCATGAAGCGCCTGGTTGAGGTTTATAAACGCCCTGATGGGGTTGACCTTACCGAGGCCCGCGACTGGCTTCCTCCTTATACCCTTGATGACCTGTATTTCGTAAACTTTCGCCTGGACAAATTTGAACCTTTAGCCCGCCGTTTGATTGAAATTCTCATGGAGTTTGATCAACCGCGCTACCGGGATTTGATGGAATCTATTATCTGGGAACTTCCGGCCGAAATAGAAGAACTGGCTTACCGCTGGCGTAGGGCGCGCCTGGCTGACTGGGGAATCCCTGATTATTACGAAGCCGTGGACATTTACGCGCCCACTACCCCTGACCACCTGCGCCGTATAGAGCCAACTTATCTTCCGGCTCCTGAAGAGGAAGAAACTCCGCCCCCTGCCTTTTTGCCGGCTATCCAAACCGAAGGCGTTGATTTTTTGGCTGAAGCTATAAGTCGTGTCAGGGATTATCGCCAGATAGAGCGCTTGAAACGAGAGCTTGCCTGGCTGGTTAACAAGGTTCTAATCGTGGATATAGGCACTATAGATGATATAGAAGAGGCTCGAAAGGTTTTTGACAAAGTGGCCGGCTACCTGAACATAGGCCTGGAATATTTAGCTCACGGTCAAATTGAGGCCGCGGTAAAAATCCTTGAGACTTATTTTCTGGAAGACATTTTTCGTCTGGCCCAGAAGCTAATAACCGACCTGCGCCGCTACGCCAACGAAATTATCACCCAGGAAGGCCTTGATTCTCGCATTTTTCGCCATTTAGATGAGCCTTATGCCTCTTACCTTAAGGGAGTAACGGCCAAAGACGCTAACCGCATCATGCTTTTTCAGCCTGAAAAAGTGGGCACAGCCGAAGAATTTCGCTTCTTCAGGCGCTTAGAAGAAATAGAGCGAGTAAGAAGGATGCTTTCTGAGATTGCCTACTGGGCGCCTCTTATCCAGAAGGCCTTTGGTACGCCACCGGTATGGCTGGCCGAACTTGCCCTTAAAAAGACCAATCTCCTTGAACCGGCAGACATTAGATGGAGCACCCTGGTGCTTACTTCCCTTGGAAACTGGCTCACCGAAAAAGAATTCCGCTTTGAAGCCATTGTTCAGGGAAAATGGCCAGAAGTGATTTCAAAACTTCTTACCAAACATCCGGGGTCCAACCGCAGTGTGGTGCGTGAAAAAGTAAAAGAAGAAACTTTTGCGAACTTTAAAAAGCTTGCCAGAGAAATTGCCCCGGTTGAAGAAGACCACCTCAAAAGCTTTCTTGACTTGTGTTTTTTCCGCGCCGAGGAAGAATTCGCCTTCGCCGACGAAAAAGATATCCCCGACCCACGCTATGTCCAATGTATGCTGATAGAGCTTAAGGATGCAAAGGAATAA
- a CDS encoding YraN family protein, producing the protein MGSFAEELACRYFKLKGYKVLAQNWRTRYGEIDLIVKRKDTLVFVEVKARQSLRKGTPEEALTPSKQKKLLTLAKLYLQQEKIKPKKVRFDLVAVDFSEKKPQLRHYQGVIEDDY; encoded by the coding sequence TTGGGTTCTTTCGCGGAAGAACTCGCCTGTCGTTATTTTAAACTTAAGGGATACAAAGTCTTAGCCCAAAACTGGCGCACGCGTTACGGCGAAATAGACCTTATCGTCAAACGAAAAGACACGCTGGTTTTTGTGGAAGTAAAAGCGAGGCAAAGCCTGCGCAAGGGAACACCTGAAGAGGCCTTAACCCCTTCTAAACAGAAAAAACTTTTGACTTTGGCCAAACTTTATCTCCAGCAGGAAAAAATAAAGCCTAAAAAGGTACGTTTTGACCTGGTGGCCGTTGATTTTTCAGAGAAAAAGCCACAACTTAGACATTACCAGGGGGTGATTGAAGATGACTACTAA
- a CDS encoding ribonuclease HII, protein MFVKPVRWEKEKQFYRRYQYIAGVDEVGRGALAGPVVAAAVILPQDFDHPDLADSKCLTPEKREELYRLITQEAIAWAVAQIENHVIDEIGILKASLKAMAEALEALTPRPEIALVDGKFVTPWVGLQKAIVDGDALCKSIAAASIVAKVTRDHIMIKAAQRFPEYAFEKHKGYATKQHLEALKAHGPSPFHRYSFKPISETQRSEEIGFFRGRTRLSLF, encoded by the coding sequence TTGTTCGTAAAACCTGTTCGCTGGGAAAAAGAAAAGCAGTTTTATCGGCGTTACCAATACATTGCCGGAGTGGATGAAGTAGGCCGCGGGGCTCTCGCTGGCCCCGTGGTGGCCGCAGCGGTTATATTGCCTCAAGATTTTGATCATCCCGATCTGGCTGATTCCAAATGCCTCACTCCAGAAAAAAGAGAAGAACTTTATCGTCTGATTACTCAGGAAGCTATCGCCTGGGCCGTGGCCCAGATAGAAAACCACGTTATTGACGAGATAGGTATTCTTAAGGCAAGCCTCAAGGCTATGGCTGAGGCCCTTGAGGCCTTAACTCCGCGGCCGGAAATTGCCCTGGTTGACGGAAAATTTGTTACTCCCTGGGTGGGGTTGCAGAAGGCCATCGTAGATGGTGATGCTCTTTGCAAGTCCATTGCCGCGGCTTCAATTGTAGCCAAAGTCACCCGGGATCATATTATGATTAAGGCGGCGCAAAGGTTTCCTGAATACGCCTTTGAGAAACATAAAGGCTACGCCACCAAACAACATCTGGAGGCCCTAAAAGCCCATGGCCCTTCTCCCTTCCATCGTTACTCTTTTAAGCCGATTTCAGAAACCCAAAGATCCGAAGAAATTGGGTTCTTTCGCGGAAGAACTCGCCTGTCGTTATTTTAA
- the rplS gene encoding 50S ribosomal protein L19, with protein MPVVREIENEYLRKDLPDFRPGDTVKVYFRIVEGEDKERTQVFQGVVIRKRGSGTGATFTVRKVSYGIGVERTFPLHSPRLEKIEVVKKGKVRRARLYYLRGRTGKAARIKERR; from the coding sequence ATCCCGGTGGTAAGAGAAATTGAAAACGAATACCTGCGCAAAGATCTCCCTGACTTCCGCCCTGGAGACACAGTGAAAGTTTATTTTCGTATCGTAGAAGGGGAAGACAAAGAAAGAACTCAGGTCTTTCAGGGCGTGGTTATCAGAAAAAGAGGCTCTGGCACGGGCGCCACTTTTACTGTGCGTAAAGTTTCTTACGGTATTGGCGTTGAGCGCACTTTTCCCTTGCATTCTCCTCGTCTGGAAAAAATAGAAGTAGTCAAGAAGGGTAAAGTGCGTCGGGCGCGCCTCTACTACCTCCGTGGTCGTACCGGTAAAGCGGCAAGGATTAAGGAGAGACGCTAG
- a CDS encoding RNA methyltransferase, which produces MSDPKLYVALIHYPVINKEGKIIASSVTNLDLHDISRICRTYGVKRYYVVQPLREQRELVEELLTYWQSGYGRVYNPDREEALKVLKVVPSFKLVLKEIEEIEGKRPILIGTDAREDYANIKFLPMRKLIWQGEVSLLLLGTAWGLAPKLLDDCDYILEPVKGAQSDYNHLSVRAAAAIILDRLLGETWWKE; this is translated from the coding sequence ATGAGCGACCCTAAACTTTATGTAGCTCTAATACATTATCCGGTAATCAATAAAGAAGGAAAGATTATTGCTTCTTCGGTGACTAATCTTGACCTTCACGATATTTCTCGCATCTGCCGTACCTATGGCGTTAAACGTTATTACGTGGTTCAGCCTTTAAGGGAACAAAGGGAACTCGTGGAAGAGCTTCTTACCTATTGGCAAAGTGGCTATGGTAGGGTATATAACCCCGATCGCGAAGAGGCCTTAAAAGTTTTAAAGGTTGTTCCTTCTTTCAAGCTGGTTTTAAAAGAGATTGAAGAAATAGAAGGAAAGCGGCCGATACTGATAGGTACTGACGCTCGTGAAGATTATGCTAATATTAAATTCTTACCTATGCGAAAACTTATTTGGCAAGGTGAAGTTTCTTTGTTACTTTTAGGAACCGCCTGGGGCCTGGCCCCAAAGTTGCTAGATGATTGTGATTATATACTTGAGCCGGTAAAAGGGGCTCAAAGTGATTATAACCACCTTTCGGTTCGCGCGGCAGCGGCTATTATATTAGATCGCCTGCTTGGCGAAACCTGGTGGAAGGAATAG